The following DNA comes from Nitrospirota bacterium.
AATCGGGTATGGAAACTCAAGCTTATTGAGGAACATAACCCCGAATGGGCGGATTTGTATGACAGCTTAACTACATGAGAAGATTGGATTCCCGCCTTCGCGGGAATGACGGACAAAAAAACAAAAAATTGGGGGAACTCCTACATGAACTTTTCTTGCATATACTATTCTTTATTTTATAAAATAACTCAACCATGCGGGCGTAACTCAGCGGTAGAGTAGAAGCTTCCCAAGCTTCAGGTCGCGGGTTCGAATCCCGTCGCCCGCTCCATTAAAGACAGTTAAGAGTTATGAGTTAAAAGTTAAAAGTTAAAGAACAAAACTTAATTAACCGCAGAGAACACAGAGAAAGAATGAAAAAGGGGCTGATTCATATTTATACAGGGGACGGTAAAGGCAAGACTACTGCTGCCATGGGCCTTGCCATGAGGGCTGCAGGCAGGGGTAAGAAAGTCCTGATACTTCAGTTCTTGAAAGGCGGCCTGAGAGGCACAGGTGAGGCCGCTGCTGCAGAAAAACTCAAAATAAAGTTCGTGAGGTTTGCAGGCCAGATCTCGCCAATCTTTAACCCGAAGGTCAGGCCATCTAAACTCAAGAAGTCTGTTAGAGAGGCCATTGCCTTTTCTCTGAAAGAAATTAAAACCGACTCTTACGACCTTGTGATAATGGACGAATTCAATAATCTTCTCCACAGCGGGT
Coding sequences within:
- a CDS encoding cob(I)yrinic acid a,c-diamide adenosyltransferase; this encodes MKKGLIHIYTGDGKGKTTAAMGLAMRAAGRGKKVLILQFLKGGLRGTGEAAAAEKLKIKFVRFAGQISPIFNPKVRPSKLKKSVREAIAFSLKEIKTDSYDLVIMDEFNNLLHSGYATMNDAKKLIKEKPARLELVFTGRGAPEELIAIGDYVTEMKLIKHPYTKGVKARRGIEY